The genome window GCTACTGAAAATGAAATGAGAAACATTGCTACTGCTTTGGAGCTATATCAAGCCGATAACGAGTCTTACCCTGCCAGTAGCGATATTGATGCCTTGGCTACAGATTTAGTGGACTATATGGCTAACATGCCCACCACTGATGCTTGGGATAATGCTTATAGCTACAGTGCTACTGATACGGGTTACACTTTAACCAGCAATGGTGCAGATGGCACTAGCGGAAATGATGATGACATCC of Actinomycetota bacterium contains these proteins:
- a CDS encoding type II secretion system protein GspG; translation: MRRLYEYLHRDQRGFTLVELLIVVIILAVLSGIAVPSYMALRNRARKSATENEMRNIATALELYQADNESYPASSDIDALATDLVDYMANMPTTDAWDNAYSYSATDTGYTLTSNGADGTSGNDDDI